TACCACCCAGCCATAACATCCCCTCCTCAGAGATacctccagctctgcccaaaGCTGGAGTATctgtgctggggacagctgggagcCAGCCAGGTGCTGCGTACGGTggtgggagagggaagcaggTCTCTGCATCAAGAGTTTTCAAGGCTTTGCAGCTCTGGGTGCTATCATTAAGGCCTGGGCAGGGGTAGGGAGATCAGAGCATGAGGAGTCCCTGCTGACCTGAGAGCCCATGGGAGTCCATCCGCTTCAGCTTCTTGGCTTCCAGGATGAGCACCATTAGCTTGCCAGTGCTGGGGACATAGCGCAGTGAGAAGCAGATCTCGCCCAGCTGCTCTTCCTGATGGAGAGATGCCAGCAGTGAGCACTGGGCAGAGGAGCTGGCTCacctggggctggagcaccagGCTGGACCCAAGTTTCTCGGGTGTCACCCACCCTCATGCTTGTCCCCAGGGGGCTGCTTCTTGGGGTGgtggcaagcaaagcaaaagcaacagcACGTTCCTCCTTGCAGAGTTTCCCAACCGCCAGGACCAACCTCCACTTTACTGGCTGCCACCAGTTCACTCCACTGTTCAATGACATGCTGCAGGTTGACACTGGCCAGGGGCAGCCGGACCTCACCGATGATGTCATGCTTGGCGAAGCGGTTGAAGTCATAGATCTGCATCACCAGTGTGGATTCAGGCACCTCCGCCTGGGGTACCTGGGGAGGACCCAAAAGCCTGGACTCACTCCTCAgtggcagccctgccccacaggacAGGGCAGCAGATGCAATGATAGGTCTTTCTCTCTGACACTTCCCATCCGGTTGCAAAGGCATCTCCTTGCCTGAAGAGGTTTGTGCCTGGGGAGCAGTGCCCATACAACATTCTTGATGGGACCAAAAAACCCATAATCAGCGGTAGTTTCCTACCTGGAAAGTGAAGCTCTCATTGAAGATGGGGTTCAGGGTCTTGCGGTAAACCTTGGTCTCATACTTCTTCTTCATATCGGATGTTAGGTAGACGATCACGTATGGATCGGATGTGCCTCCGCTGTCCATGGCcttcagctcagctgcctgcttcACACCGACTTTCAGCTTAAAAGGAGCGATGCACAAGGTCACCAGGTGGAGGAGGGTGGGGCAGATGACTGGGGGCTCAGTGGGAAGCAAGCAAGTGCAGCAGGGAGGACACCTCCGTGCCATGTGGGCATGAGagctggcaggctgcaggcCGGGGGGAGGTACAAGAAGGTATGGTCCACCACAGTGGGCAAAAAAGAGGGTCCATGCAAGAGCAAAGCCTTTTCCCTGCCATGCCACGGCTGCAAGCATCCCCACCTCCTGCGCACGGAAGTTGTACTCCAGGGAGTACTGCAGCTTTCCTCGTCCTGTCTGCTCCGCGCTCCGCTCCAGGTCCTCCATCTCGGGCTGGACCTGCGGCAGAGAGAGCATTGCTACCCTCAGGACATTCTCAGCCACATCCCCGGCCATGCCGTGCTCCTACCACCCCCAGGACTGGGCAGCACGGCAGCAAACCTCCAGGGAGGAAGAaggtgggggagagggaaaagaaggacGCACAAGGCAGGCCGTGCTGGAGCCGCTGACAGCATGCAAGCTGACTCTCTCCTTCTTCTTGGGCTTCTTCTTGCCACAGCAGCACCTGATGATGcagatgaggaagaggaggaggagaacagccACTGCCACAGCCACAGCAATGAGCACCCATTTGGATACTGGTGCAATGTTCAGGGAGCGGAGATGGACAGAACAGTTAAACCCAAGCAAAAACATGTAGAGTGCATTTAAACCCTTTCCTGGTGCTTCAGCGTTAAGGAGTTGTACTTTCAAAATTGCACCTATAATCCTGGACAGGCCCTGTGCAGGGAGGTTGCAGCTGGAGACCATTCCCCAAATGGGCTGCAAGGATACCCTACACTCCTGGAATGGCGTGGTACCACTCTGCAGCATCCCCACCCCAATGGACCcggctggaaaaagaaatttggagggagggagaagtggATACACAGTCTCAAGTCCAGGAGCCCCCCTGAGTAACACTGCCTGAGAGAGCAGGGCAAGCGCTGCCATACTCACATGGGATCCGGCTAAGCCAGCCACCCAGGAAGCCTGGCCGAGCCGTGGTGGCGATGGCCACGGGGCTGCCGGTGAGGGGGGAGGCCGTCGTCCTGCCTTTCCTGGCTGCCACCGCCATGGCTAAGCTGGGGTGACCTGGGGACGCAAGCAAAATTAACAGGGTGGGGATTTCCTTTCCAGTAGCTCGTGTGCTGCCAGCGGCCCAGGGCTCTAATGAGAGCAAACACAATTAAAACATAGAGCACAGAGTAAGCTTTAGGGCTTGGCCACTTTGGCAATGAGGTGTGAAATGGATCAGGAGAGAGCcgtgggcagggagggctctGCGCCAGCCGGCCCCTCGAGCGGAGAGAGGGATTAGggagttttcctttgtttttgaGAAGAGGAATCACCCGCCtgtaggggaaaaagaaacaagagctGCTTTATGCTGGCTCCTCCCTGGCCACGCAGCATGAGCTGAAGGGTTTGCTCAGTCCTAGACAAACCCCACTATTAGCTAACACCCTTTTTCAGCTATTTTCCCCCTCTCACAGGGCTGAGAAGCAGGAGGGGTCGCTCCTGGGCTTGCGGCAGGGCTGGTGCCCGTGTTGTAGGTGGCAGTGGTACCACCAGGCTGGGGTCACGCTGGCTCAGAAACTTTGCGTAAGCGTGACCCATGCACATGACAATGCTGACGCAACTTAAGGGGAGGCTTCAAATTTAAAGCAGAATGTTTTTTCACTACTGCTGTCCCCACAGCAAGGCTCTTATTCTAGCATGAACACTTCCTCATAGCCAAAACTTCCTCCTTGCCTCCTTTcaggtgaggagcggcagcagGAGAGGTGCGCAGGGAGCCGgtgctggcagcacccagccacCCAGCCCCGGTGCTGTGACCGAGGCTGGCAGGTATGTGTCTGTCTGCCTTGGCTGCCCCAGCTGTCTGCCCTGCATCTGAGCAGATCCTGCTCAAGGAGCCCAATGCTGccttgctctgcctgtgctctgTACGCGTTCTGCCCACCCTGCAGGGCCATGGCTCCTTGCACAAGGATCCTCCCAGGGAGAAACCACCTCTGCACTTCCCTCTGCTGAGCCTGCGAAGCCAGCAAGAGCCTTAATTTTTCCAACAGTGGGCTTTGCTGCATGTGGGCAAAGAGTTGGAGAGATGTGGGAATTGCTGTCATCCCTCCAGCATCATCGCTGGGGCAATGAGGTGCAGGTTAAGTGACTTGCCCAGGGCCACCCGGGACATCTGTGCCGTTGGACACTCCAGCTCCGCTCGCAGTCTCACCACCAGCAACTTTAATGATCGGTTTCTCCTGTCCCCACACACGGAAACTGGTGGCTGGTGATATGTCTGTGATATTTAagaggtgctgggctgcagtTTTGGGCTGTGGCAGTGGGTGGGCACAACAGCACGGACAAGCAGGCACCCACCCAGCACAGAATTAGGTGTCTCAGCACTTTTTCCCTGCCAGACCCCCATGGGCTGTGTCACATTAGTCTGACATTGGccctggtttaaaaaaaaagctcatcCCAGCCCTGCCGGGTGACCTGAGCTGCTGTTTTGGTGACAATGGAGACAGCCCTGCTGCAGTCTGGGAGACTCAGCGCAGCCTCGGTGGACTCTGTAGGGAGCATTGAGCATCCCTGCTCCTGgaaaaggggctgggggagaccTGCTTCTCGCTCCCACCCTGTGCTGACTGGGCTCCCGAAACCAGACTTACCAATGCGTCTTCTTCCCAGCCTCagtctcccttccctgctgcgTGGGCTCCGGGCCCAGCTGCCGCATGTGGCAGGGGCACACTGTGGGGTGAGACAGGACCCGCCAGGTGCGGAGCTGAGGGCACAGCAGGGATGGTGGCTGCACGGCACAGCCAAAACAGGAAAATCTGCTTTGCCAGCCCAGGAGCCGGGCGGCCCCACCTTGCCGCTGACCCAAGCGGTGCTCACGCAGGCAAAAAACCAGTGGGGAACTCCCTGCAGGACCAGGAAGCAAaacctgccctcctgcctgtgAGAAGCCAGTGGGCATCGCTGCCCAGCTCTGTGCCCCGGCAAATTCACTTCTTCAAGTTAACCCTGCAGCGATGCTGGGCTGGACTGCGTGGCTGCAGGCACTTAGTGCCTAAGGGGACAGACACTTGCAAGGGGACGGGTGCATGGCTGCATCCATCCCTGGTGAGCTCAGCACTTCGGGACACCAGCTCGTTGGCCCACAGGGGCACACGGTGGTTTTAATGCACCATGCGAGAGCCCAGGAAAtgtgtggggtggtggggatgaATGAGGCTCTGCTCCAACGTGGCAGGGAGGACAGGCAGGGCGAGGGGATACTGCTTGGGTGGCTCCATCCCCCAGCACCAACGGGAGCAGCACCAGGCACACGGCCAAGAGCAATTTCACTGGCATCCCTGTCACATTAAATTTATGCTTGCATACTTCTTCCTTCGTTGCCAATTCAGCAAAGTCAGCCCAAACTCTGCCTTGTCACCGCAGAAATTTGGGGCGGTGCTGGAAGCAGGGAGTGATACCGCCAGTGTCTGATGGCTGATGTGAACATGGGGGGAGAGCCCCCAGAAACCAGAcccatcccagctctgcccagccaccCTGGCTCACCAGCCCTGCCAGATTTTCACATGGCCACCAATGCATTGCCATACTGGGCACCTGGCCACAGGAGaggtgccggggctgcccctTGGCCACCTGAAACACGGCCCCGCTCACAAGCACCCTGCACTCCTGCTGCTCAGAGAAGCATTGTCTCCAGGAGCAGGAGATGCTGTGGGAATGATGCTGCAGCAAACTCCTGGGGGGGAAACACAGATGCCAAAGCACTTTTTACTCTAAACTGGCAGTCCTGGAGGATGCACCAGAGAAATGCATAAGGGAGACAGGGGGAAAAGGGAACATACCCAATAAAATCAGTCAGGGAAAGGGGGTTTGCCTATTCATGCTAAAAGCTGAGCATATCAGTAGCCTTTTCGACAGGCTGTTTGCTAGAGACAAGCATCTCAGTGAAGCCAAGCTGCACAGGACCCCGCTTGCAGCCTGCGCTTTGGGAGGAGATTTGGTGATGCTGGTGGTAACCTGGTGCCATGCAGGGGGATGCCTGCTTGGCCTTAATGCAGGTGAGTTTGGTCTCCTTTGGCCGGAGCCAGGCTGAggaggctgctgctctgggccatcttccagcagcagggcagatACTTGCCccggctgggctgcaggatggcaGCCGCTGCTCTGTGTCAGCTCCCTCCCTcgcccccccccatccccccccgcccccaatcTCACTCTTGGGCAGAAAGGGGGTGTTGAAATACCCTGGCAGCATGAGCCTCGCAGGGCTGGGTGCCACACAGCCCACCTGGAAAAGCAAGATCCCAGCCCAAAAATCACCCCTGCTCAGGGCAGTGTCTAAGAGGCAGCtttcagaaaggaagggaaaagggaccCAAAAACATTACAGTAAAATTGAAAATGTGGTGCGCCCTGCCACACTCTGCACCAGCCTTTCTCCCTGGCCCAGAGCCCTGCATCTGCCTGCATATGCTGCAAGCCGCTCTTGAACAGGTACCCCTGTATTTTCGGTCAAAAACACAACCATTATGTATTCAAGGGCTTGGAAATGAGAGGTCTGGAGGCACGCTATAAATACCCTGGCTACAGAAATAGACATCACTGCAGTACTTGTGGGCAGTGAGCGGCAACTGAGCACAAGCTCTGAGAGCCTGAAAAGCAGGACCAGGGCTGAGCCCCTTCCCCAGAGCGTGGCCATGGCGGAGGCCAGGCCTGGGCGGCCGTGAGCCGCCTGTGCGGCGCTGGCTGGGAAGTGCAGTCTGGCCTGGGCATGACGCCAACCCGCCGGGCTGCCTACAAATCCCAGCACGCCGGGGAGCGGAGCTGCACCCCAGCCTGACTCCTGCCTGCTTCCTGCCAGCACGGGGAGGGGGAAATATAAACGGCAGCGTCTTGGGCAAAATTTGGATGCTGCCACTGGACAGGCTGCgccagggagcagaggcagcgcTCACGGTGAGTTTGGGCTTTCCTCGCTAGCAAAATCTTGGCTGTGCGCAGAGGAGTAATAGCTGCTCTGTGCTACGCAGCTGTAGGATGGGCTGCAGGGACCAGCAAGCATCCACCTGAAATGCATTCCTACGTGTCCGGCATTGTGTGCATGGGGGGTGTTCGCAGCAGagttgtgtgcatgtgtgtatacacatatcTGTATGTAAGTGATACTGCAGTTATTAGAGGCAGGTAGATGGAAAGCAGAAGTCAGGCTCGGTTTGCAGCACTTGGAAGGACAGAGCAGAAATTAGAGGTGTTGTTCGCCCTCCAGGAAGGGCTGCTCAGCTCCGTTGCCTCCTATTacttaattttcacttttagaGAAGTGCTTCGCTGAAATTCGGTCAGAGGAAAGCTTCTCCCTGCTCAGCAGACAAGGGCTGGTGGTTGccaccctctgccctgctctgtgGGAGGAGACCCCTTCCCAGCCTTGGTTATGGGTGGAAGAAGCAGGGGGATGCTCGGCATCTCCTGGCTTCCTAGGCACCCCCTGGCtgggggagcagccctgccaggggGGCTTTCCACCCCGGTGGCAGCTGGGGAGTGCATATGCAAACATTGAACCTCCATGGCAAGGCTCTGGCTCTCGGGGCTGGCATCAGCTGAGAGCATTTCCTACCAGCCCAGGCAACAATTTGCACAGCCcctgaataataaaaatgaagtaaagaaaattggggcaggagaaaggtcTCCCTGGAGACCCTGACTTCCCCTTTACACTGCATGCTGGCTTTGGTCTATGCTTGCACAGCCCTCCAACCCAGTAATCATGAACTAGTAAATGAGGTCTTAACCCCCCTGCCATTCCAGCACATCTGTACAGAGACATcattgctgcctctgctctccagAGAAACCCCACAGCGTTTGTAGGAGCTGGGTGGAAACAACCCCTGTGGGATGCCCCTCAGTGGGAATGGGAACAGTTCTCATGCCACAGGCTGAATCCTTAACACTGACTAGTGCATAGAAATGAACTGTACAGCATGGTGGTTACAGAAACCACAGGACATGGgtgtacaaaaataaatgtgatttcTTATTCagctgccaggcacaggcagaCCATGTACCCTCATGACTTTCATCTGCCAGACCTGGGTTAGCACAGACTGCACAGAGACCTTTAGTGTAGGAGCTGGCTGGCTCAGAGAGCTGTGAGGTGGCAGACCAGCCCCATCAGCAGGATCCCGTCCTGCACCCAAGCCCTCACTACACATCTCTACTTACTCAGGCCTTTTGCAACTGCTGATGAGCTGCTCACACAGTGATCTTGCTTATTTGTGGATACAAATTTGCcattcagacaaaaaaaatgtagcaagaAAGGCAATAAGGATGCGAACTAGAAGCCTACCCATAAGATCTGACATATTTTGGCTTTTTAGCTCCAATCAATCTCCAAGCCCTAGTTAAGGTGTGTAAAAACAGACTTATTTTGCTGGGAAGATCTTCACAACCGCTTTCAGCAGTTCCCCCTGGCGAAAAATACTCttgggcagggggggtggggagacGCAGTGATCTGTGACTGAAAAGCCACTTCATCATCTTTAATTGGAGCTATTAGACCAGGCTTTCTCAGGGCAGAGCTGTTGTCAGCAGAAGCAGCTTCATTTGGGCTGCCCCACTTGGTGGGTAGGATGTCCcctttcttttccactcttccCCCTCTCTAGATTGGTTGTATTATAATGCATCAATTTAATtgtatattttctctttgaggCTGAAAGTCGAAGATGGCAGAGCCTGAAAGCACAGTCATAAACACCAATGTGAAACAGGTAAATGGTTGTTTATTACAAAACACGCATCCTGTATTTCTAAAGCAAGTTTTGAAATGCCACCACAGGAGAGGGCACACCACAACCCAGAGCTGTGGTGGCCTGAATTGCTTGTGCCTAGGTTTCAGCAGAAGTGGCCTGTCCCAGGGCTGGTGGGCACCTGGTCCCAGTGAGGTCTGTGTGATTTCCACATGGGAAGAGGTTGGAGGACTGAACCTCCAGCTGCATGGACAGGACAGGTGCATTTGCTCACACTTAAATTTTGGAGCAGccagggagaaagcagcagcttctgtaCATGTATAGACATTTTATTAGACTCTCCAGAACAGACACAAATGAAGGGTAGAACCACCAGTACGTGCAGAGAAACGCAGCACTGCCCAGCTCAGCACAGACAGACAACCATGGGGCTGTGCTGAGCCCACAAACACCAAAATTATGAAGCAGTCACCTCTGGTGTGAGCTGTCCTCAGAGCATATGGCACTTACGAGACAGGTTAGGATTTCACAACAGCCTGCCCCATCCTTGGTGGCTTGAAGATGAAGATTGGGCTTGGTACCTCTTCTCCGAAGGCCCTCTGGCATCAGGAACCATGATGCATGGGTGATGCCTCCAACACCCAACCCCACCACCCTGGTCGGTGGAGCCCTGTGTCCCCCTGCTTATCCCAGCTGCCCAAGCTCCTTCTTTGCTGTCCCCCAACCCCTCTGTCCTCCCTGTCCTGCAGAAAGACCCCAGTGAGGCACTGGTCATTGCGGTGACCACCAGAGCCATCTTCAACCTGGAGGAAGAGCACAAGCTCTACCTGGAGAAAGGCAAGGAGGAGTACACAAGGCACCAGCAGGCCAACCAGGACAAGCCCCTGCCACCAGGCACAGCCTTCGCCTTCATCCAGGTGAGCCCCACGCCTGGCCAGGGGCACATGCAGACACTCACAGGATGGGGTGAAAGCTCAACTTTCCCAGCTTTATGTCTCAACTCCCATCATGGGGTGCAGATATGCCTGTCCTGGCCCCTTGGCCGGCCATTGAGACCTGTGCTCCTCACCAGTCCTACACGTCCATCCCTCCCCCCTGCGACAGGGtatcctgctccctgcccccttGGTGATGGCTTTTGCAGGATGGTTGTTCTGTCTGGCTCTCCACAACATGCTAGCCTTGCCATAGCTGACAGACACAGCACAAACCACTAACCTTAACTGCGAAAGGGCCCCAGCAAAGCCATCACAGCCATGCCCCTCCAAAACAGTCTCATCTTCTCCTCACAGGCAGCACAGTATGTGAATGAGAAGATCCTGGAGAGCAACCCGGAAGAGAAGGACCTCTTTGACATCCTGGTGCTCTCCAACAACAGCCCAGAGAGTGGCATACGCATCATCAACAGCGCCAAGCATTACGGTAAGTGGGACCCCATCCCCGAGGGTGTCTGCTTCCCCCTGGGAGGCTGCAAAGCAGATAAGGCACCACAGTGGAACATCAGTGGCAAATACAGAGCCAGGGGACACAAGGGGAAGGGGTTATTTTGGAAACAAGCCCAATTCctgccagccccatgcagcTTGCCGAGGGTGCTGGAGCACACCCACGGTACAGGCTTCTTggcagagcctggctccctTCAGCCACATCCTTTGCTCCAGGGGGTCTGGCAGCATTTTGCACAGCCTGGGTATCCTCAGACAGCTACTAAAGAGACTAAAGagagttcttaaaaaaaaaaaaatcaaaaaaactAAATCCCTGAGAGTTGTCAGCAAGGCTCATTTAAAGGAGGGATGAAGGGAATATTTAACTGCACTCTGCAGTTTTGTAGGAGCAACAGGGCAAGAAGATACAGCAAGAACAGGGGTGGATTCCCCACACAGCACTGGGAAATTAATTGCCCTGAGCTCTGTAGCAAAGTACGTTGAGAccccgggaggggaggggcagcTACGAGGAGGATGTTGCCCCATAACAGGTTTTGCTCACATCCCCTGACCTGAAGGCCTGGAGATCTCCAAGTTCTGTTTCGTCAGTGATGAGGACTCCACCCAGTACCTGAAGTCGCATGGGGTCAAGCTCTTCCTCTCGGCTGACAGGATAGATGTCTGCAATGCCCTCCGGAGAGGTGCGTTTCCCCCCTCCATCCCACATCCCCAAATGCACCACACTTTTCCCAAGCAGCCCAGTACCAAGAGGCAATGCCAGAGCCCATGCTCTCACAAGGGCAAGGGGGTGAATGGCAAGCTGATTACCAGTACAGTCCTGAACAGTTCAGTCTCCTCTTCTGTCCCCACCAGTAGCTTGCAAACACACCAGGGTTTCTCAGACACCTTCACAAGTCACTGAGTGCTTTATGCATAATTGGGGCCATAGCTCTGCCATGGGCTGGTCATTCCCTGACTGACATTTAAGCCTTTCTAACCAAAGATGCTGCCCGTTGCTGCTCCCTGGATCAATGAGAGTGCATCAGCAATTCCCAGGGCTTAGTGAGGATGTTATAGAAGTTTGATTTCTTGGTACATGCAGAGTTACCATGTGCTCAGTGATAGATGTAAGCACATGCTTGATGTGGATCAGAGGGAGTGCAGTCTCCCCAACAGCTCTAATGGGGTTAATCACCTCCTTATTAATTTGCTTGGGTATAAGCACATCAGCTGGCCAAGGTCTTTCAAGGTCAGGAGCAAGCCATCTGCAGCCTGGGCTTTCCTTTGCTACCCAGCACATTCCTGGAGCCTCCTTGAAGAACATCATTGCTCTGACAAGTGTCTCATCCAGGGGCCTCAGTCCACAGatgagggcagggagcagcctgtAGGAAGACACCTGTAATTAAGCCAATTACCCCAATCAAGTGGAGGTGCCAGTCCCTATTACTCACAGCACGAAGTGCAAAATCTGGGCATTAAAGCCAGGCTTGACAGGGTGAGCGAGCACCAGGAGGAGGGCTGTTCATGCCTACACAACCACCCATAATCTCTTAGCAGGCCAAGCATCTCTCCAGACATCAGTCTCTGATCAGCAGCACTTTCTTGTCCATCCCCATCAGGGAATAACACAGCCCTAGGAAGGCTGGGCTGAcccccacagaaaaaaacctggctTGGAGACCCTGACATTTGTGGTGTGGGATGGGACCACGGCAGATGCGTGGGGAGGAGCCAGCCATGCATGAGCTGCCCCCAGGAGGGGGTGTCCCTCCTGAGCCCCACCTTGTTCTGTCTTGCAGGGGTCTCGGCAGCACTTGTCTTCCAGCAGGAGGTGCaggcccccagcaccccgctcCGTGTGGTTTTCGACGGGGATGCCGTGCTCTTCTCCAACGAGACAGACCAGGTCTTTcaggagcaggggctggagggagcagTGCAGTACGAGCGGGCGATGGAGGCCGTGCCCATGGGAGAGGTGAGCAAGCCACCCCACTTTAATGGGCATCCACAGGCTCTGTACCCACCATGAGCATTGCTCCCACTAGGGCTTTGCCATGAGTAGCCAAAAAAGCACAAATTCTTACAGGTTCCCTTTGCATCCACCACTCGGTCCCTGCTGTGGGCCTGATCTAGAGTCCCACTGGAGATGGATCTGGCCCAATGTCTCCTATAAGTGAGCATCAGCTCCCAAATATCCGGAGTTGTGGTTATCTCCACTTCTCCTTTCATAGGCTGGGACCTCTTGCTGTGCCAGTCCCTGTGGGGCTCAGACCCAGAGGCACTGCTCGCTGGGATGTACCTTTCTGGTCACTTTGGGATTAGGATGAGCACCACAACACTCACCTTCCTCCCAAGCACCCCAGTgcacagcaccagtcccagcaCTGCCCTATCCTGCACTCCACAGGCATCCCTGTGTTCTGCAGAGCCCTGAGAGACCCTGGAAGAGGAACAAGTGGCTTGTACAGGCAGAGTAGATGTCTCCTTATTTCCCACCCAC
The Pelecanus crispus isolate bPelCri1 chromosome 6, bPelCri1.pri, whole genome shotgun sequence DNA segment above includes these coding regions:
- the LOC104038609 gene encoding cytosolic 5'-nucleotidase 1A, which codes for MAEPESTVINTNVKQKDPSEALVIAVTTRAIFNLEEEHKLYLEKGKEEYTRHQQANQDKPLPPGTAFAFIQAAQYVNEKILESNPEEKDLFDILVLSNNSPESGIRIINSAKHYGLEISKFCFVSDEDSTQYLKSHGVKLFLSADRIDVCNALRRGVSAALVFQQEVQAPSTPLRVVFDGDAVLFSNETDQVFQEQGLEGAVQYERAMEAVPMGEGPLKAFAMHLGKIRKKFSQEKSPIRTYMVTARSGRDMGVRAIKTLREWGLAIDEAFFMDGAPKGPILAQIQPHIFFDDGLHNIQGAQDVGVPSAWVPSCC
- the SYT8 gene encoding synaptotagmin-8, with the translated sequence MAVAARKGRTTASPLTGSPVAIATTARPGFLGGWLSRIPLSKWVLIAVAVAVAVLLLLFLICIIRCCCGKKKPKKKERVSLHAVSGSSTACLVQPEMEDLERSAEQTGRGKLQYSLEYNFRAQELKVGVKQAAELKAMDSGGTSDPYVIVYLTSDMKKKYETKVYRKTLNPIFNESFTFQVPQAEVPESTLVMQIYDFNRFAKHDIIGEVRLPLASVNLQHVIEQWSELVAASKVEEEQLGEICFSLRYVPSTGKLMVLILEAKKLKRMDSHGLSDPFVKVHLILNRKKWKKKMTSVKKNTLSPYFNEVFVFEVPFNQIQNVDVVISVWDHDKVTKNEPIGKLFLGCRATGNQLRHWSDMLSNPRRPLAQWHSLQPPDVVDKALGLKSHLKMPLPLR